The sequence below is a genomic window from Salinispira pacifica.
TCATAGTAGGCGCGACCGAAATCGCAGAATACGCAGTGCACAATACAAACCCCGGTTATTGGCTTTTTATTTTGATTGCATTGGGCCTGCAGTTTTTTTACCAAGAGGGCACGCGAATACAGCCTCAGGAACAGAAGGTTCTGAAAGGTTCACACCGCATCGGCTTCCAGGAAATTGCCGGTCTCCAGGTTCTTACAAAGCAGGTATTCTCAAGACGCTCAGGCGGTTTTATGAGCTATGAACTGAACTTAGTACAGAACAACGGAAACCGGCTTACCCTGATGAATCATGGAGACCAGGTCAGATTACTCCATGACGCCAGAAAAATTGCCGATGTGATTGAAAGACCGCTATGGGCTCCGGAATTCCGCTAGGGCCTCTACCTCAGCCTGTGCAAATAGGTCCGGGCGAAAAGACGCACACGCGCCAACACATCTCTGAAGGAAGAAAACAGCAAACCAAAAGACAGCCTGGATAGTCTTGACAGATATAGAGTGAATCTATATATTCATCTTCGCCTGCCCAGGTGGCGGAATTGGTAGACGCGCTAGATTCAGGTTCTAGTGGGGGCAACCCCGTGGAGGTTCAAGTCCTCTTCTGGGCACTAAAAAAAGAGATTCGGCTCATAGAGTCGGATCTCTTTTTTTATGTCCCAAGGATTGGAGGACTTGAAGCGCAGCCTCCGGCGCGAGCGCTGCGAGCCCAAAAAGCCATGGATGGCTTTTTAGGAGGCGGAGACGGCCTGGAGTTGAGCGACCCGGATGGGAGCGAAATGGAAGGCCAAGTCCTCTTCTGGGCAACAAAAATGGCATTCGATCTTTTTGATCGGATGCCATTTTTTGTGTCTGAATAGAGGACTTGAAGCGAGGAGACGGCGTGACCGCTGAGGGAGCGCAAATCCACAGGATGTGGATTTAGGCGACGAGACGCCCGGAAGAAGTGAGCCACGACGGCGAACGACTGGAGGGCAAGTCCTCTTCTGGGCAACATTAAACCCTTTCGGGGTAAGAGAATAGGACGAGTCAAATTGGCTCGTCCTTTTTTTTATTCTGGCGTCAAAGGGAAATGACGCTCTTATTGACGCTTTTTGGTTTGTGATTGGGTGTTTGGAAAGTGGAAATGTTTCTGCTCCTTTTACGTGTTTGATCAGAAATAAATTCATATGCGTGAGAGCGCAATGATTCGATATATTGATCTTTTATCGGTGATGGAATCGTCGCTAGCAATTCGGGAGCAATAAGCTCAGTGAAATAAAATCCGGTGTACTCTGTTGTATTAAAAACAGCATCGGCACTGCCGATATACTCTCCAATCACCGTCGTTCCCGAACGTGGAGAGTCGAGGACAAAAATTGGCGTAATCATGAATACTCCCATTCGGATCGTAACAGTGAGTACAGCTTCAAATCGTGCACAGATTCATTAATCCGTTCTGCTTGCCGTAATATTCCTTCACAGGTAAAACCAAGTTTTTCAGCAACTTTCTGGCTTGCAACATTTTTGGTGGCACATTTAATTTCAAGACGTGCGAGATTATATTCCTGAAAGCCGATACGCATGAGATGCCTGATTGATGTCGTTGTATATCCCATGCCGGTACAATGCTTATCTATCCAGTACCCGAGAGAGCCCGTTCTATTTTTAAAGTCTATAGGATGATACGATGCAATTCCTTTAAACATTTCCTCAACAAAAATGCCTAAAGTGGGCGAACCATTTTCAGTTTTCTTTTGTGCAAATGATACAAAATCTTGAGCATCTTCCAGTGTATTGTTTTTCGATACCCAACCGAGCCATGGCGAGAGGTGTGACCTGTTTTCCTGGATTATTTTGTGAATCTCCGGGGCATCTTTTTGTTCGAGAGGACGGACGAGTAATATTTCACCTAACTGTCTTGCTTCCATTTTTTCTCCTTACATGCACCACTACACCTCGAATTGAACCAAACATGAATAAACCTACCAGAATAACTGCAATAATGATGGCATTCATAGAGAATATTCGTTCGGTAATTATTAATATATCTTCCACTCCTGACAGCCATGTGCGGAATATGAGTAATGCTGCAATTGTACCATGGCAACATTCACGACGATAACCGCCCCTTCGTCCCAATTTTGGGACATTACCCATCTTCATACCTGCAGTATAAAATTTATGTAAATTTCCAACTACCCTGCTCACTTTGAACATGATCTGCAATCTCCTCCGGATTTTACCTTACTGCACGTACCTGCTTCACAGGTTTTATCCGTTTCCGTCCCCTTATATGCCTGGATTTCGACCACAGGCTCATCAAATGGATATACCGGTGGCACAGGCTGGCAAGGTGGACAGGATGACCGGTTAATCTCCATGCGTTTCTCTCGGGCATCCGACATCAAAAGCTTGTATAACTCTTCATCCAGTTCATATCCGGAATATACCTCATTGGGAGTCAGGCCCTTCAGTTTTGTATGGGGCCGACAATTGTACTCCTCAATATAATGTTTCAAAGATTCCCAGAGCCGATTTGCCTTCGGAAGTCCCCGAGGAAAGATATGCCGGTACTTCAGGGATTTGTTTACCGCCTCGATCATGGAGTTGGAAAAATCAACATCCTTCCCGGCAATCATAAGTTCCAAACCTGTTCCTGCCAATGTAGTTCTCATCATCATATTATCGAATTCACTTCCGCCGTCTGTAATCAGCATGGCTGATTTTTTCTTATCTGCCATTTGGGTAATCGCTTTCCTAGTCACGACTCTGGAGTTTCTCGCTCTGAGTTTGGTATCCAGATGCCAGGATAGAATTTTGCGCGAGTAATTATCTATCAGAAGATGAAGGTAATGAACTATTCCTTCTGTGGACTTTATCTGGGTCACATCCATATGCCACACCTCATCCACATCCTCCGCTTCTATGCTGCCGCGTTTCTGCTTCTTATTTTTGACTTTCCGCTTATGCAGCCCAAGATCACGGGCATAGCTCAGGATAGTAGGGATGCTGGATATGACGATTCGTTCCCGCACCAGAGTTGCGGCTATCGCGAATGCGGACCATGCGGATTTAATCGGATCACGGAATGCCTTGATCAACTTAGCAATTTCATTATTAGTCAGCTGAGTCGGGTATGATGCAACACACTCAAAGCGGGGTGCTCTGGTGCAGCCTATTGGATTTGCTTTCCAGAGATTGAAACGCCTTGGCGTCATATCAAAGAACTTGAGGATCTGCTTGTCCGGAATAAATTGCTTTGTTCTTTCTACCAGATATATGAAAGATTCCCGAATTTGGGGTGATTTTATCTTATTCAGCCGGTGAGCATTCTTACCAAGCCGCTTCAAAAAGAATGCAACTCTGGCGATAGAATGCGCTACTGCTGTCGCTGTTCGAGAATCAAGAATGTCTTTAATTTCCTCCAGGCGATTTGTGAGGCCTTCATATTTTTTGCCTACGATATCGGTGAAATCGGCATTTCGGAAGTTATGGCGAGTTGATGTCGGAAGCGACGATATATCAGCCTGATCAGCAATACCAAGATTTACTGCGAGTTTGAAGCTTGTTGAGTAGCGGGAATAGGATGCGTTTTTTGACATGGAACCGGGACTATAGCAGAAATATTTCTATTTTGACTAGCGTATTGAATTTTGCAACCCCACACGTTACAATCATAGTATGATCAAATCATTCAGGCACAAAGGTCTTGAAGAGTTCTTCTTTACAGGAAAGAAAAAGGGGATCAATCCTGATCATGCCGGAAAGCTTTCGCGAATCCTTGACCGACTCGATGCATCTATTACCGTTCAGGATATGGCGCTGCCAGGTTATAAATTGCATAAACTTTCCGGAAATGAAAAAGACATTTGGTCTGTCTGGGTTAATGGAAACTGGCGCATCACTTTTTTCTTCGAGGAAGGCAATGCCTATATCGTAGATTACCGGGATTATCATTGAGGCTGGTCGGCAACTTTGTTACCTGCTCGCCCATGCGACCGGAGGGGATTATATGAATACGCGAAAACCTACACACCCTGGAATTGTGTTAAAAGAGGATGTTCTTGTTCCTCTAAATCTCACTGTCACCGAAGCAGCTGAGGATCTTGGCGTTTCACGCAAAGCATTATCTGAGCTGATAAATGAACGAGCTGCGCTCAGCCCCGACATGGCAGTAAGAATTGCGAAGGCAACTAATACATCCGCTCAGAGTTGGCTAAATATGCAATCAAAGCTTGATTTGTGGAATGCCGAGCAAAAAGAATATAAGATTATTCCCTTTCCAAGCACAAAGCCTGATGATGATGTTCAGGTCCAAATGTGAATAATTTACGGAAATATTTTGACGCCGTTATCGACGCCTTTATTATGCGAGCATAGAAGCATTATATGGATAACTGACGACATAAGCTCCTGTTATGCGGCTCTATACAGCTGTATATGGACCAAGGCAACATTCACAACGATAATCGCCCGTTCGTCCCAAATTTGGGACACTCCCCGTCTCCATACCTGCAGTATAAGTTCGGAGCAGTAATAGGGTAAAGAGCAGATCCTTTCGTCTCTTGGTTGCAAGAAACACAAGTCCCTGGAAGAGATTTATCAGGAAGTGAAACATATATTCAGTATCGTTGATTCAGAATATGGAAACATTTGCAGAATATGCGGCTGCAGTTCAAAAAACTATAGTACGGGCAGCTGTTCATCGGTGCATTTGCAAACATGCATGCCCCCCCCCATATAAAGAGTGGTTTTTTTCTTTTTTAAATATCAACACTATATATGCTTGACATATGTCGATCATTAAATCATACTTTTGACATCAGGTAATGCCGCAGAGAATAACCCTGCAGCGGAAGTCCGGTGAAAATCCGGCGCAGCCCCCGCTACTGTAATGCAGACGAAATCCGAACATGCCACTGGGAAACCGGGAAGGCCGGAGAGTAGGACGAAGCAAAGCCAGGAGACCTGCCTGAAAACACAGAACGGGAGGTTCATCCGTGATCCGCATCTTAAATTCCCGAAACATATAATTTTTCTCCGTTCCAGCGCGCATTTTATGCGTGCGTTTGTGCATGAAATTTCGGAGAAGTACCCGTCCCCGGTCTTGGTAAGAGAGCATGGTGGAAGGGGCGAAAATCGCAAGGAGGACAATATGAGAGTAAGCCATGTTCGCAAGCGCGACGGCAGACAGGGGGAATTTGACTTCTCCCGGATACGCTCGGCCCTGAGCAGAGCGTTTGAAGCCGGCGGGGAAGGCAGAGAAGAAACGGGCGAAAACGAGCACCACGACAAGGTGGAAGCAACCGCTGCTGAGATTGAAAAGATGATTCGGTCATGGGAGGACGCTCAACTGGCGGCTATTGGCCCCGGAGCGGAGCTGCCCGCCATCCCCGTAGAGGAAATACAGGAAATGGCCGAGACGGCTTTGATGAAGTGCGGGTACTTCGAAACAGCCAAACGCTACATCCGTTACAGGTATCACCACGGATTGGAGCGAAGAGAAACCGGTCGCCAACGAAAAGAAGACGCCGAGAGCGGGAAAATGGCGGTGGCCACCGGCAGCGGCCAGAGGGTCAGCTTTTCCCGAGAAAATCTGGAAGCGTATTTGAACCAGCAGCGCCAACTCCTCGGCAAAGTAAAGGCCGCCGAAATTGACAGCAGCCGCATAAGCCGCATGGTTCTGGAAGGGCTTGGCGAAACGGTGAGCACCGCAGAACTCAGGCTCCTCAGCGTTCAAGCCGCAGCCGGGCTCATAGAAGAGGACCCGGTGTACGATGAATACGCAGCCCTGCTCCTGCGCCAGGCACATGCGCGGGAACTGCTGGCCTCCGAGGCTGGAGAAAGCGGGTATTTTACCGCATACCGTCAAGGCTTTATCCGGGAAATCAACCGGGGCATCGAACTCTCATACTTCGATCCCCGCCTCGCCGAATTTAATGTAGAGGCAATGTCTCAGGCCATAAAACCCGAACGGGATATGGAATTACGCTACATCGGCAGCGAGACCCTGCGCGAGCGCTATCTCCTGCAGATTGAAGGCAAGCCCTCGGAAACCTATCAGGGTTTCTGGATGCGGGTCGCAATGGGCCTTGCTCTGAATGAGGCTAATAAAGAAGAAAAGGCCCTGGAGTTCTACGAGCTTATGAGCAGCCTTCGATTTATTCCATCTACCCCCACGCTTTTCCACGCAGGATTGGAACATCCCCAGCTTTCAAGCTGCTATCTTTCCACGGTGAACGACGATCTCTCGCATATTTTCAAGGTGATGGGCGACAATGCGGCCCTTTCCAAGTGGTCGGGCGGAATAGGAAACGACTGGACACGCGTTCGGGGCACCGGCGCTTGGATTGCCAGCACCAAGGTGCACTCCCAGGGAGTCATCCCCTTTCTGAAAATCGCCAACGACGTCACCGTCGCCATTAACCGCTCGGGCAAGAGGCGGGGAGCGACCTGCGCCTACCTCGAAACATGGCATTACGACATTGAAGATTTCCTCGATCTGCGCCGCAACACAGGCGACGACAGACGCCGCACCCCGGACATGAACACCGCCAACTGGATACCCGACCTGTTTATGAAGCGGGTTGAGGCCCAAGGCGAATGGACCCTGTTCTCCCCGGATGAGACCCCCGACCTGCATGACCTATACGGTTCGGACTTCGAGAAACGATACGAGGAGTACGAAGCGGCTGCGGCAAGGGGCGAGATCAATCTCTTCAAAAACGTTGAAGCCGAAAAGCTTTGGCGAAAGATGCTCTCCAGGCTCTTCGAAACCGGTCACCCCTGGATAACCTTCAAGGATCCCAGCAATATCCGCAGTCCGCAGGATCACGCGGGGGTGGTGCACAATTCCAACCTTTGCACCGAAATAACCCTCAACAATTCGTCTGACGAAACTGCAGTGTGCAACCTGGGCTCGATAAACCTTCCCCGGCATCTGCGCGCTATTTCTGATGAAAGCGGCGGGGATAATAATACCGGTGCAGCATTCGTTGAACTCGACGAAGAGCTTATCGCCGGGACAGTTTCCACCGCCATCCGCATGCTGGACAACGTCATCGACATCAATTACTACCCCACCGAAGAAGCCCGGCGCAGCAATATGCGACACCGGCCCATCGGCCTGGGCATACTTGGATTCCAGGACGCCCTGTTCATGCAGGGTCTCGGCTTCCATCACGAAGAGGCTCTGGCCTTTGCCGACAGATCCATGGAGGTTATTTCCTGGAACGCCATAATGGCCAGCTCCCAGCTCGCAGCCGAAAAAGGTGCTTATGACAGCTTCAAGGGCAGCAAGTGGGACAGGGGCATTCTTCCCCAGGACAGTCTGGACATCCTTGAAGCCCAGCGGGGCATTGACATTGACGTTCCCCGTGGCGGAGCTCTGGATTGGGAGCCGGTTCGGCAATCGGTTAAGAAACACGGCATGCGAAACTCGAACACCATGGCAATCGCCCCCACGGCGACCATCTCTAACATCGCAGGTGTCTACCCCTGCATAGAGCCGGCGTACAAGAACCTCTATGTAAAGAGCAATATGTCCGGCGAATTCACTGTTGTGAACCGCTACCTGGTCCAGGAGCTCAAGGCCATGGACCTGTGGAACGACCAGATCCGCGAACTGCTCAAATTCAGGGACGGCTCGGTTCAGGAAATAACCCAGATCCCCGCCGAACTACGGGAGCGCTATCTTGAAGCCTTCGAGATTGATCCGGTTACCCTGCTTCGCTTCACCGCCAGGAGAAGCAAATGGATAGACCAGAGCCAAAGCCACAACGTCTTTATGAAGGGAAGCTCAGGCAAAATGCTGGATACCATCTACCGCAGCGCTTGGCGTATGGGATTAAAAACCACCTATTATCTGAGAACTCTGGCCGCGAGCCAGATTGAAAAATCAACCCTGGATGCAAAGGTCTACGGCTACACCCAGAAACGGGGTGCAGGGGCAAGTGCAGGCGGGGATGAAAGTTCGCCGGCTACAGGCAGCACTCCCGAGAACCAGCCGGTTGCAAAAGTCGCAGGTGTTGGTCTGGCTCTTGCCGCTGCTCCCATGACGGCGGTTCAGGGAGCTGAAATTTGCAACCTTCTGGATCCCGACTGCGAGGCTTGCCAGTAAGAGGAAAAATCCGGCGCAGGATTCACAGGAATCCACGCCGGTACGCCAGCATTAATCAATGAGGAGAAAACATGGCAATCATCAACAACAGTAAGACCGACCCGAATAAAATCCTGCCCATGACGTACTCATGGGCCAGGCAGCATTACAAGGACGGGGTAGCGAACAACTGGGTTCCCGAGGAAATCCCCATGCAGGACGACATAGAGCTCTGGAAATCCGGACGCCTGAGCGACGCGGAGCGGCACCTGATTATGTGGAACCTTGGATTTTTCAGCACTGCCGAAAGCCTGACCGCAAACAACATTGTTCTGAGCGTGTACAACCACGTCACCAATCCCGAGTGTCGGCAGTACCTGCTGCGCCAGGCCTACGAGGAGGCGGTGCACACCGACACATTTATCTACTGCTGTGATTCCCTGGGTCTGGACCCCGACCAGCTCTACGGCATGTATGAGACTATCCCCTCCATCAAGGAGAAGGACGACTTTGTCATCAACCTCACCGAAGGAATCCTGGATCCACATTTCTCAACCGTCGGCAGCGACAACATCAGACGGTTCATCCACGACCTCATCGGCTATTACGTTATAATGGAAGGAATATTCTTCTACGCCGGCTTCGCCATGATGCTGGCCCTCAAGCGCCAGAAAAAAATGGTTGGCATTGGCGAGCAGTTCGAGTACATCATGCGGGACGAGAGCCTGCACCTTGCCTTCGGCGCTGACCTCATTAACACCATCGTCGCCGAAAATCCCGATATCTGGACCGATGAATTCAAGGCTGAGGTCACAAAGCTCATCGCCGAGGCGGTGGAACTGGAAAAGGTTTATGCCAGAGACGCATGCCCCAACGGCATACTGGGTTTCTCCTCGCAGCAGTTCTGCGACTACGTCGAGCACATCGCAGACCGCCGCCTTGAGCGGATAAATCTCAAAGCAATCTACGGGAAACCAAATCCCTTCCCCTGGATGAGCCAGTCCACCGACCTTTCCAAGGAGAAAAACTTCTTCGAAACCAGGGTAACCGAGTACCAAATAGCCGGCAACCTGGACTGGGATTAGAGGGCGAACAAAAAACACACGGCTACCCGTACCATTAACCACGAAGCATTGATAAACATAAAAGGAGACAGACAATGGAAACCACGCAGATATCAGTAATAAGCAGAGACGGTGAAATTCGCAACTTCGATATCTCCCGTATAGAAAATGCCGTTTCGAAGGCATACGCCGCTGTAGCCCACTTGGACAGCCAGGCAGGATGGCCATCTGTAACGCCACACAACATTGCAGTTAAGGTTAGAGAAAAAATAATTTCATCAATAGCCGAGCTGAATACAGAGCATGGAATTGAGCCCATCAGCGTAGAGATCGAAAGAATTCAGGATGCTGTGGAACAGACGCTCATGGAAATGGAACTCTTCAAGCAGGCCAAGGCCTACATGCTTTATCGTTCCAAGCATGGGGAGCTTCGCAGCTTCGATGCCGCCATGCTGGACATCAGCAATACAATGGACGGCTACCTTGGGAAATCCGATTGGCGGGTAAACGAAAACGCAAACGTGAACTACAGCCTCGGCGGCCTCATTCTCCATAATTCCGGGGCGATAACCGCTAATTATTGGCTCAACAGCATCTATTCTCCGGAGGTTGCCAAGGCTCACAAGAGCGCAGCCTTTCATATACACGATTTATCGATGTTTTCGGGTTACTGCGCAGGCTGGTCCCTTCGCCAGCTCATTGCCGAAGGCCTGGGCGGGGTGAGGGGTAAAATATCCTCCACCCCGGCAAAACATCTGGTAACCCTGGTCCAGCAAATGGTGAATTTCCTCGGCATTATGCAGAATGAATGGGCAGGCGCCCAGGCATTTTCCAGTTTCGACACGTATCTGGCACCCTTCGTGCGCGAAGACGGGCTGGATCAGGCAGGGGTGAAGCAGGCTCTGCAAAGTTTTATCTACGGGGTGAACACCCCCAGCCGCTGGGGAAGCCAGGCTCCGTTTACTAACATCACCCTGGACTGGATGGTCCCTGGGGATCTGGCCGACAAGGCCGCAGTGGTCGGCGGCATTGAGCTTGACTATAGCTATGGTGACCTCCAAGCGGAGATGGACATGATCAACCGGGCGTTTCTGGAATTGATGATTGAAGGCGACGCGTCGGGACGGGGTTTTCAATATCCCATCCCCACCTACAATATCACCAAGGACTTCGCCTGGAATAGTGAAAATGCCGAGCTCTTATTCAGAATGACAGGTAAATACGGCACTCCGTATTTCCAGAATTTCGTAAACTCCGACCTCAATCCCGGTGATGTCCGCTCAATGTGCTGCAGGCTCCAGCTGGACAAGCGCGAGCTGCGCAAACGGGGGGGAGGGTTGTTCGGCAGCGATGAGTTCACCGGCTCAATAGGTGTTGTAACTATTAATCTTCCCCAAATTGCCCACCTTGCCGCCGACCGCCACGATTTCCTTGCCCGCCTTGACGAGCTTATGAATCTTGCAAGTGAAAGCCTGGAGACCAAGCGCGTGGTTGTGCAAAAGCTCCTGGACCAGGGACTGTTCCCCTATACAAAACGATACCTCAGCCATTTGAACAACCATTTCTCCACCATCGGGATTGTCGGCATGAATGAGGCCACGGAGAATTTCATGGGCAAAAACCTTCTGGACAACGAAGCTCGGGCTTTCGCCTTGGAAATACTGGACCACATGCGCAGCCGTATGGCCGATCTTCAGGAGAGCACCGGCAGCTTGTACAACCTGGAAGCCAGCCCGGCGGAGGGAACAAGCTACCGCCTGGCTCTGCACGATACAAAAAATCACCCTGGCATAATAACCGCGGGCACCGAAGAACAGCCCTTCTACACAAACTCGACCCAGCTGCCCGTGGATGCAACAGCAGATATTTTGGACGCCTTGGATCTGCAAGATGACATGCAGTCCAGGTACACCGGTGGAACGGTGTTCCACGGATTTCTGGGAGAAAGCATAAAGGACTGGAGGGCCTGCGCGGATCTGGTCAGAATTATCGCCCACAACTACCGCCTACCCTATTTCACCATATCGCCAACATTCTCCATTTGCCCGGTCCACGGATATTTGGACGGCGAGGTGCACGAATGCCCCCATTGCAGCGGCGAAACCGAAGTCTACAGCCGCATAGTCGGATATTACCGCGCCCTGAAAAACTGGAACCAGGGCAAGAGTCGAGAATTCGTCGAGAGGAAGACCTATGTTCATACCATAGACAGCGCGGGGATGGTTCGCCCCGATACTCCAACCATCGCAAACACCTTGATCGCAAAAGCCGAGGCTGCGCATAGCGCTCCCAGCCTGGAGTACTACTTTACCCCAAGCTGTCCCAAATGTCCCTCGGTGAAATCGACACTGGAGAATGTGGCTGCGAATTTTACCCCGGTAGATGCGGCATCTGAGGGTGGTGCGATTCTGGCTGCGGAAAACGGCATATCATCGGTTCCAACGGTTATTGCTAGGGATCGCAATGGCAGAGAGGTGTTCAGGAGCAGCGATCTGAATCGCATCGCCGAGTACATCCGCAAATGAAAGAGCCCGTAGCCAAAATGATGAAAACAGAGACCTTCTGTGATCAAAAAGCCGGAAAGCTTCCCGGCATATCTCCTCATTCCCCGCACCAGCGTAGTGACGGTCTCTCCCGCCTGGGGTTCTACCCCACGAGCCTTGTGGATTTTCCCGGGCGGGTTGCCTCAGTTCTATTTACCGCCGGCTGCCCTTTGGCCTGCCCCTACTGCCACAATGCAGAGCTCATACATGGCAGGCACCCGGAGTCATTTCTTTCCATGGCAGAGGTACTTACAGCTTTAGCAGCCCGGCGAAACCGAGTCAGCCACGTAGTGATCAGCGGTGGCGAGCCGCTGGTGCATCCCGGACTTTACGATTTCATAGACGAACTTGCAGACATCGGTATGAGCATAAAGCTGGATACATCGGGAGTTCTGCCCTCCGCTCTCGAAAAGGTTCTCAACCATCCTGCGCTGGTGTATGTAGCCATGGATGTAAAAACCACACCCTCGAACTACGCCCTCGTCGGCGGAAAATCGGGCATGGGAAAAAGAGTTCTTGAAAGCCTCAGAATTCTGAGGGCTTGGAAGGATAGCGAAGAATTTTCATTGCATAGCACCAGGGAATATGAATTGCGGACCGTATGCGCTCCGGGAATTATTAATGAAATAGCTCTCAAGGAGATATCCGAGCTGCTAAATCCTGGGGAGAAATGGACGCTCAGCAGATACAAGGGCGAAAAGGTCCTCGATCCAGAAATAAATGAGCTGCCAATGTTGAGTGAAGAGCAAATAGTACAGCTTGAAAGCTGTTGGGAAAGACATGGATGTATATGCTGACTGACCCGCAAAATTCACGACGATAATCTCCCTTTCGTCCCAATTTTGGGACACTTCCCGTATCCATAACTGCAATATAAATTTTCTGTGAATTTCCAGCTACCCTGCTCATTCTGCACATGAACCCGTGCTATAGTTTTTTGCCTGCCACGCACTACTCAGATAATAATGATGATGTAATCCAGACAGAACAGGCATTTTCCTGATTACACCATCCTCAACTTCAACAGCAACATTTTAACCGGCAAGTCCATATAACTGATAGTTGATGGAAAATTGCGGAACATTATCATGACTCAACATGGCTCCAGAATTATCTACTGAAAAATCGATCAACTGTTGTTTTACATAGGGCCTCCTGAAAAAACCTTAACCCTATACATATAAATGAAATACTGCTAGAATTTGTGCATGAAGTGCACGGTTTTTGCGAAAACCAGGCAAAAACCCTTGCACCTGTTTTCTTGGCGGGAGGGATTATGTATAGAACTGAGGACAAAACGCAGCTTTCATTTGAAGGTTTCTATCTCCCATTTGGAGGCAAACTGAACCCCAATAACCGCTGGGTACAGCTTGCTGATTTAATTCCCTGGGAAGATTTAGAAGCAGAATACGCCTCACAGTTTGCTATCGAAAGCGGGCAAGGCGCTCCGGCAATACAGTTTCGGACAGCTCTGGGTGCCCTGATTATAAAGGAAAAATTAGGAATTACAGATGAGGAAACCGTGGAGCAGATTCGTGAGACGCCTTACCTGCAATATCTCATCGGAATGCAGGGGTACCAGGATGAGGCTCCCTTTGATCCATCAATGATGGTCCATTTCAGAAAGCGAATCAGCATGGACATGATCACTCACGCAAATGAATTGATTATTGCCGAAGAACGTAAAAAAAAACTGAAGATGATACGGAAGCTGAAAAAGAAGAAAATCCTGAGGTAGAGAATAGCGGGAAGCTGCTGATTGATGCCACCTGCGTACCCGGTGATATTCGATATCCCACCGATCTTTCGCTTTTAAATGAGAGCCGGGAAAAACTGGAAACCATCATAGACGTTCTTCACGCAGAACGGGCCAAGGGGGCGACAAAACCCCGAACCTACCGGCAGAAAGCGCGAAAGGATTTTTTAGTGGTCATCAAAAAGCGCAGAGCAAGCAAGAACAAGATTCGCAAAGCAATACGCAAGCAGCTGGGGTACATACGCCGTAATCTCCGGCATATAGAGCAATTAGCGACGGTAGTCGGCTTGAATAGCCTGTCTCGGCAGCAGTACCGGAATCTGTTGGTTATCTCGGAAGTCTTTCGCCAGCAGGCACTGATGTATGAATCCAAAGATCATCGAATATCGGGCCGGATTGTGAGTATCTCCCAACCCCATATTCGACCCATCGTCAGGGGAAAAGCCGGTACCCCG
It includes:
- a CDS encoding ribonucleotide-diphosphate reductase subunit beta; this translates as MAIINNSKTDPNKILPMTYSWARQHYKDGVANNWVPEEIPMQDDIELWKSGRLSDAERHLIMWNLGFFSTAESLTANNIVLSVYNHVTNPECRQYLLRQAYEEAVHTDTFIYCCDSLGLDPDQLYGMYETIPSIKEKDDFVINLTEGILDPHFSTVGSDNIRRFIHDLIGYYVIMEGIFFYAGFAMMLALKRQKKMVGIGEQFEYIMRDESLHLAFGADLINTIVAENPDIWTDEFKAEVTKLIAEAVELEKVYARDACPNGILGFSSQQFCDYVEHIADRRLERINLKAIYGKPNPFPWMSQSTDLSKEKNFFETRVTEYQIAGNLDWD
- a CDS encoding ribonucleoside triphosphate reductase, with translation METTQISVISRDGEIRNFDISRIENAVSKAYAAVAHLDSQAGWPSVTPHNIAVKVREKIISSIAELNTEHGIEPISVEIERIQDAVEQTLMEMELFKQAKAYMLYRSKHGELRSFDAAMLDISNTMDGYLGKSDWRVNENANVNYSLGGLILHNSGAITANYWLNSIYSPEVAKAHKSAAFHIHDLSMFSGYCAGWSLRQLIAEGLGGVRGKISSTPAKHLVTLVQQMVNFLGIMQNEWAGAQAFSSFDTYLAPFVREDGLDQAGVKQALQSFIYGVNTPSRWGSQAPFTNITLDWMVPGDLADKAAVVGGIELDYSYGDLQAEMDMINRAFLELMIEGDASGRGFQYPIPTYNITKDFAWNSENAELLFRMTGKYGTPYFQNFVNSDLNPGDVRSMCCRLQLDKRELRKRGGGLFGSDEFTGSIGVVTINLPQIAHLAADRHDFLARLDELMNLASESLETKRVVVQKLLDQGLFPYTKRYLSHLNNHFSTIGIVGMNEATENFMGKNLLDNEARAFALEILDHMRSRMADLQESTGSLYNLEASPAEGTSYRLALHDTKNHPGIITAGTEEQPFYTNSTQLPVDATADILDALDLQDDMQSRYTGGTVFHGFLGESIKDWRACADLVRIIAHNYRLPYFTISPTFSICPVHGYLDGEVHECPHCSGETEVYSRIVGYYRALKNWNQGKSREFVERKTYVHTIDSAGMVRPDTPTIANTLIAKAEAAHSAPSLEYYFTPSCPKCPSVKSTLENVAANFTPVDAASEGGAILAAENGISSVPTVIARDRNGREVFRSSDLNRIAEYIRK
- a CDS encoding anaerobic ribonucleoside-triphosphate reductase activating protein, which gives rise to MKEPVAKMMKTETFCDQKAGKLPGISPHSPHQRSDGLSRLGFYPTSLVDFPGRVASVLFTAGCPLACPYCHNAELIHGRHPESFLSMAEVLTALAARRNRVSHVVISGGEPLVHPGLYDFIDELADIGMSIKLDTSGVLPSALEKVLNHPALVYVAMDVKTTPSNYALVGGKSGMGKRVLESLRILRAWKDSEEFSLHSTREYELRTVCAPGIINEIALKEISELLNPGEKWTLSRYKGEKVLDPEINELPMLSEEQIVQLESCWERHGCIC
- a CDS encoding IS5 family transposase, with amino-acid sequence MYRTEDKTQLSFEGFYLPFGGKLNPNNRWVQLADLIPWEDLEAEYASQFAIESGQGAPAIQFRTALGALIIKEKLGITDEETVEQIRETPYLQYLIGMQGYQDEAPFDPSMMVHFRKRISMDMITHANELIIAEERKKKLKMIRKLKKKKILR